gttgtctagtgaacagaactatccttaaaatgtcaatacggAACATTCAGTATCGCCGTTCAGCCACAAAAGTTTTACAAAAAGCATTGATATATGCGGCTGATCTTTTTGCTTGCAGAGATACCTAAAGctattgttttgtttaaattttcttcaaatttgatcTCCATTATCgaattatttttaatagaatgatTTAATGACTTAATACTATAGCTATTATGAATTGTAACATGTattaattttggcaataaaaatgattattattaataagaaaataaaattagacTCTACTCTAcaagctcgagactgttttcattagcatagtagtgatagagaagcggtggtggggaaaggcaagtggtagagtactatcccacggtgctgtcccactctactctactaaaaactagtactctaccatgaacgttttcattgggagagttcacaagataatTAGTACTTACCCAGGGAACTCAACCACTAAATCTACttatgaaaaccaggctttaccGATTTCTCGCCGACAGGACACGACAGAATGTTTTCCGATTGACTGATTAGATTGGCGTATCAATAATGGCGAGACCATATcgagcgttttttcaggcgctAATACAATCAAACCTCCCTGCCCTGCCGACTTTAAAAACACTTAATATGGTCTCGCACTTATCAACGACTCATACAGCTTTCTGTCCTGTTGCATCGTGTCGGCGAAAAATCGTCGGccatttacattattattattattatttatagaataaaagataaataaatgaaatggagTGCTAATAAGGTGACTTTAAACTCAAACTGTCGGCAATAGTTGAAGGGGAAAAAGTCAtgctatttataaggaatgctgacacgTGAATTGCACTACAGGATAACACACATACTgtatttacaaacaaaaaattagctTATaggatttttgaataaaaactatCAGATTTTGGTTAAAATAtatactatttatatattattactaCTATTACTTCTATTATTACTACTTTAGAATTGTCAAGTTTTCGTTGTTATTGTAATTTCAGCTATGCACGTTATGTATATGTACTGTATATTGTGTATTgcgaaataataattttaattcaaattcgcAAAATATATTTGAGTAGAAAGAAATTAACTGAAACATAAAAAGATACGAATGGTATATAAAGTACAGTACTGTATATCTGTGTTAAATAGCACATCACGATTATTGGATCATTATGAGATGCAgagtaaaaatagaatatttcttCAACGTTTCATATTACTGATAAACTCATACACCCCTTTTATAGGTGTTCAGCAGATGCTACAGaatttaatgaaatgaaatttgcaaaaattcTCCTGACTAGGAAGGaagacaataaaaattataaataaatacaaaagaagTCTTACATTAATCAACAAGTATAAAGTTAAacatcaaaatacaatacatcATCATTGGCTATAATTTATATAGGAAAACTCACCCTCTTCTGGGGTTTCGATGAATTCGACAGCTTTACGGAACATTTTCAGAGCAATCTGATACCGTCCATCCTTGAAATACGTGGCTCCTTTCGATTTCAAAGTCTCTGCATACTCAATTCGCTGGTCTTTGTTCATTTCGTAATGCTCCAACacctgaaataataaaaatataagttagTTGGATTACTTCGAGATCGAAAAGACTGCATGCACAAAGCaggatcaaatattttgaatcggATGATCATAGACGGATCATATTAAGGaatgctctagaacatgggtttcccatagttgagtaggttaatttccgaaaaaatgcaatgtattaatatttgtaaataaataaataatatattgtcaaaaacataaaaatgtcaTAACAACGTCAGTTCAAGCTGTAGTAAAtgtcatatattgtatttttgaatgtaatgtacattttattgattagattgcttatttgtatattaatgtaaataaaatttaataatattattattactgataCTCGATCAAAATTAATACGGGTTAGAGCAAGCCATCATAGTTTCAGGATCACTAGAATTAGCGAAATCAGAAAGTTCCTTGCTCTTTTATAAATTAGTTGTAGCTATGAGATGAATATTTTCGATACATTACTAGGAAAAGTTCCTGGAAGATCATGAAACATGAACAATaaactacagtgaggtccacgttataatggcagagtttgatttgcaatggtattgctgtccttgtctattattaaacaaaatcgatagcgctatctctttctcgctttgctctgttgtcagatcgtcttaaCAATATagcattaataattaattaaaaaaaaaatcatcttaattatgaaaatattgaaaatataatttcttgcttaataaaatagcctataattgattattttaaacgaaaatgaacggttaatattacatcaataaacctgtatcagctaccgtctataaaaggcattgacaacgttgatctcctatctttctccactgccattataacgtggacctcactatagagcagTCTGCACAAAGAGACAATATTAGCTTCCACTAGCTGCCATGGGAACGCGGAATTGGGAATGTTCGGTACTCAAATGAACATGGCATTTCCAATTCTGCGTTTCCAAGAAGCTAGTGGAAGCTACTATTGTCCTTGAGTGCAGCGTGCTTCAGCATAGGAGTAgataatcaaaaataataaaaacaaggGTACAAGTTGAGAGGTGCAAAGCataatttctataaataattccataaacgtttacaatatttcaaagtattttaCTCAATAGTTGTACCTTCTCGAACGATTGTAGCTCAACGACACAGGTGAGTTTGGAGTCGGGTGGAATAGAAAGCGCAGGCAGGCCGACAGAGCCCCACGCGTACTTGGGCGACAGCTCCAGTTTAGACTTCTCCTTCAGTTTGAACTTTTCCAAGGCCCGCTCCACACCCGACGGAATGTTCGAGATGACTCCTTCACCCAACGCGAAGTTAACAGTTCTGTCGTCGACCACTTTACCGTTGCACTCACACGTTATGTGAACTGAAacaaatcaattattcatttataaattgaatagtacaaaaaatattcttcataaGATATCTTAAATTTAAAATCTGAACTTACAACTAGGAAAAATTATATCAgatgatgaatttatttttttgaagcaCATAATATCCAAAttcgaaattaaattattaaagaacAGAACTTCTTACTTTTGACATCCGCTCCCTGATTGGGGGAAGAAAATCCTTGTCCAGGAGTGATGATTGTTCTAAGAATTCCGCCATCTTTCTTCGAGCTCAGATCCTCAACTTCCCAATCCAACATTTCAATCTAGAACattcaacataatataataaatttatgtttaatagtttctcaattttataaacgataataaaaaataacaattattagaTTCCATATTAATTACATACAAGTAATCTGAAAAAAAACAGTTAATAAAATGATGATGTttgaatgatgatgaaaaacaaacaaaacaattCTTAAAAGAAACAAAGGCTAACCCGGGAATGTTGTATAAATGGAGTTAGCTTTTCACTttttgagaaagaaaaataccgGCATCTAAATGAAACACACTGTAACTAGTGATCTACATTTTACTCAtatataaatttgaacaataaatatttaactttatatttttattccacTGTGTTTCTACAGCTAATGATGATAGAATGGATAACAAAACtaagtttttcttcttatccTGGCGTTACAGCCCAATATGGgatttggcctcctccacaatcaTCCTCCAATCTCTGTATTCCGCCTCCCTCCTCCAGTACCTAACTCCCATCGCTCTCAGATCCATAACAAAactaaggcccggttgtacaaaagcgggttaaattttaaccgtgattaatttcacaaaaaccaatcagagaaggcttttttgaaaagacggcttctctgattggttctcgtggaattaatcacggttaaaatttaaccggcttttgtgcaatcggcacGGAGTCTATGATTCAAATGGTTTTAGATCGAAAATCTGTCATTACAATTGTGGATACTGGGACACTTGAAATTACCTCAAAAATGAGTGTAGCATCAGGAGGTATGGTGGGGGGACTGCCGCTCTTTCCATAAGCATACTCAGATTTACATGTCAACACACACATCTCTCCCTTCTTCATTGTAGCCACTCCAATGTCCCATGCTTTGATCACTgaccctgaaattgaaaaaatccaaaTGAAACTCAATTATGTAAAATCAATTCCAAATAAAGTTTTAATATAGTCTAGTGTTTTATGGGTACCGTTCTTGGCTTGATCCTAAGGTACTTTTCTGAAAGTTGAGAAATACTGAATGATTGATGGAATAAATACTACTATTTTGTACATAGAGTGTTGATGCATTTTAATGTTTTCAACCTTGATCTAAGAGAAGAAGATAcagttgaaataaattgaacGAGTATTCatctcaaattaatattttactacATGGTTGATAATTACAGTCATAATCCGTATGTTATAACTGGAGTACCCTAGTAGAATTGATGTGATGAAGACATGATACAAAATGCTAAGAGAAATGGGAATCAATCCATGGTCGGATCAGCCACATATTAGTTATTGTATTAACTACGATATGGCGCCATGCATGTATAGGAAAGAGAAATACAATGTATATTTTGCATCAGGGCAAAAAATATAGGTTTAATAGGGATAGTCATATAAATTGTTACAATCatctctatatttttcaatttctattattatattgaataatgaTTCATTATTTCAAGGTTCTTCTACAGATTACAAACCAAAAACGAAGATTGGAATATGCAATTTTGTGGTTTGAAGTTAATTATATTAAAACAGTATTATTTACGGCCGATTACGATAAGAGTCAATTATGCGGTTTATGGCTTCTGAGGTTTTGGAGTAGgcctaataatttgaaataaccaTATATTGATAggtatacagagtgagtcatatgtatgggaacccttcaatattttggagactgttgtagatataatactgttacTTTCAGGATAttttattggtcaaatactccaccttttacgtacaactgaatttcaacccctcataagggggagACATAGGgattgtaactcgaatattttaaatgcaaacacccattgtgtggtacatcattttaaatgcctttttaaaacaagaaagattgaatcaataaaaatgtgctatgatacttttataatatgataatttatctatTAAGATACTTTTAGTATATAATACTTTTATccaaatggcggctgattgaactttatcaattatttcattaaaaactaaaacttcaatcagccgccattttaaATACAAGTATCATGgacaatttttattgatgtcatctttcttgttttagaaaggtCTTAAAAATTATGttccacacaatgggtgttaacatttaaaatatttgagttacaacccctctttaaaaactaaaacttcaatcggccgccattttggataaaagtatcatagacaatttttattaatgtcaTCTTTTTTGTTTTAacaaggcctttaaaatgatgtaccacacaatggttgttaacatataaaatatttgagttacaacccctacatcacccccttatgaggggttgaaattcagttgtacgtcaaaaggtagagtatttgaccaataacgtATCCTgagagttacagtattataagatagtctccaatttattgaagggttcccataaatatgactcactctgtatatgagTATATTGGTAcatgaatttttattcattatttattattgaaacgTTCTATGAACGTGTTCAATATTGATCCTGGCGGCATGGTCAATATTAAACCCTCATTGGAAACGTCAAGATACagcaaatttcaatttatcagaCTTCCATGTTCCATCAAAACAAGCGAAATTTCCTTGTTGAAGAACATCCAATAATCCTGGTTTttactagtagagttagtggtcgagtaactggcagaACTTTACTCTACtcacttggtcgagtaactgttttcactacaattgagaatagtaggtaaaatgtgttgtctagtgaacagaggTAACCTTAAgatgtcaatactttttaataaattaacacttaaaCATTTATCTTATCAAcactttaataaattaacactttataataaatttcaattaactAAACTTTTTAATAATCAAAACCACTTCTTAAAGTTGATAGCCAacggcacgactctactctactagctcgagactgttttcattagaatagtagtggtagagtagagtgagaagcggtggtgggtgAAGAGAAGAGGTAgtgtactatcccacggtgctataccactctactctactaaaaactagtactctaccatgaacgttttcattgggagagttcacaagatagttagtacttgcccagggaactcgaccactaactctactaatgaaaaccaggctataAGGAGCACTCTAGCgctgcttttcaatgaattgacTTTCTGTTCTGCTGGGCAGaccaaaaatacaataaattggtTTTAAGAGAGTATTGGTTTTACATTCTGTCAATTGCTAGCTGACATGGTAGCTGGGAGATCACACTAAGTGACAGTCCAGCTCCAAAATTGTTGCTCGTTATAACAAAGCACGCAAAGCCTTTACTAGGAAGATCGATTCGCGAGCAACACCACTTTTTCTTTTTGCAGGGACAATAGCAATACATTTATGTGCGTTGCCAATCTCCAACAATTACCAATACCCCGAGAGAGTATTGAGAGGCTCTATTTGACAGACGAAATATGTCCTTGGCTGTTGTTATTGCCAGTCCGCTATGACTAGTATTCGATTTTGCTCTCCGAATTCAGGTCTCCATCCTGAATAGGGATAACCAGGCGCACCGCGGAGAGGCACTTTCAGCTTTCATAAAAGATGTCAATTGTGTTAATTTGGAGAGTAAGCTCAAAGCTGAAACGAATACACTGCGCCCAGTCAGTTGTTGGATGTTGTTATGTCGGAACGTCGGGAGATCGGTCTTGTAAAGTAATGAGTCTTAATAAAGTATAGTCCTCCAACAAATGtgttttatttcttcaatagtTACATACACAATATCAATGTGTGAGCACTACTATAAGAgcaaatgattttttatttcatcGGCCCAGCAGAGCAAAGTTTTATTAGCATAGTATTAGATCTACTAGTATCACGTTTATTTTTTGCTATGTATGATGATGTCAACATGACTTGTCAATGGATATGATAATAAGGAAAGGATGatacaaaaattacaaaagcCAAAGCCAAAGCCATAGTCCATACTGACTTCAAGCCAAGCTAACGCAATCGGCAGTTAAAGATTTATCTGTTACTAAAAAAGTTAACAAAACGTTTCGCTGTTTTTGGTGGAATTTTGAGTAGACTAgactcgaaaaatgtatttacttACCCTTTCCAAGTACAAAAGAGAACGGTTCATCTCGTTTTCTGCTCGAGTCAAATCTGGTACCATCAGTCAACGATCCAACATAGTGAACTTTCACGTTACAGCCGCTCTGAGGTGTGTACTCTCCAACACCTTCTTTGATAATCTCTTTCAGAACACCGCCATCTTGGTTAGGAGTTATGTCAAAAGCGTTTGGACCCTGCTTGTAAGGTTCCTGCTTGTTTTCTTCCATATTTCAGCTTGGGCCTGAAAAAATAGGGAATAAAATTATGAGAATAAATCGTCTGCCCTGCCATTACCAATTGAAGCGTTTCTGTTCCGTAACATTATCCCATCCAGCGACGCGGGTCTCTGAACCCAACAGGTTGAATATTTCTCCTCATGGAGTGAGACAACAGACATTGTGAGCGATTTGACATTTTCAGGGTGCGCCTCCAGAGATCGACATCACAGGTGTGCTCTGCTATATAGGTTCAGCATTACGCTACTTCAAATGGCCACCTTCAGGGGTGGATTCTGGGTCAATGCTGGTTCGACAATTATTGACACCAGTTACATAAATGCCACGGCTAAGTTTTGAACGATAATCTGTTTTAAAATAATGCTATCTGGCTGAATGCCAGATGTAGGGTAAGTTACCACTTCTACATTGactgaataaatcaaatttcaatgaaGATGAGCTTGTAGTTGTGAGTCAAAAAATGAAACATAATGGCATAGATGGCTAAACACGGTAATGGCCACTAAATATCAACTATAGACTCGTGGAAAAATTCACTCAAGGAGTAGTATGGTCTGGCACGCAGCCAGTACTTGAGTCTCCTCTTAAACTCACTGTCACTCAAATGACGCACAGATGGAGGTAGCATGTTATACATTTCAATAGCGATATTAGGATAACAGTTCTGAGCCTTACTTAGCCTACATCGAGGAACATTGACTTTGAGAGAATTTCGAAGTGAGTAAGCACTCTGCAACCCCCTCATATTCACTGTCAGATTGGTATTCCTAATACCAACCAATAGCAAATGGGGTGTTTTCTAGTCTCCAGCCCATATGTTATAATAAGGAAGGAAGCAGAGCATCAACCCTAAAGCCCCCGCCAACAGTGACAATAGAGGTGTTTTCATCAATGGTGCTGTAGACTTTTGATAGCCGCCATTAATAGCCAGGTCTAGTAGGCGCCACTATTGTTTCTTTTGATAGGATGCTCAACAATCTCACGTCctttcttaaggtgcgtacagatatacgcgccgcgaacatgtgcaattcacttctaatcagctgatgccaagctttttatatctgtatattatcgtttctgtaaaaatacagatataatcagctgattaaaagtgaattgctcatgttcgcggcgcgcatatctgtacgcacctttacagagCTCTAATTACTGTTAAacttttctttcatttttcatataaaataaaagtatttatGTGAtggtcattcaatttcagctgttttacatcaatgaaatcaagccggtaaacagctgattttagaacaaataaaatatgaatctcattacagcatactatatactgtaataaaatcattgaccgagcgaagtgaggtctaagagcttgttcacatgacagcgatttacgctcgattggcaaatcgctcggtttgccagcctcgtacacatgacagcgattcatgagcggtttgcgctcggttatgataaataattactaggTACATCTATGTACTCAATCTTAATATCTTATTCTATGAACTTAATCACTATATTACTCTTAAACATATATTACTGCTCTGAtcgaaaccgctcggttgactgaagacatgtgtacgctctcatgcctgctctagtatatcgagccgcCCCGGCAACCGAGCGGTTGTAGTCTGAGACTAaaaccgccgcgattcgccgtcGACTACTAAAACCagcgatgcatgtgtacggcaccatgtgtttccctatacctggcaatcgctcggtttgtcaaccgcgc
The window above is part of the Nilaparvata lugens isolate BPH chromosome 12, ASM1435652v1, whole genome shotgun sequence genome. Proteins encoded here:
- the LOC111050116 gene encoding FK506-binding protein 59-like isoform X3, with translation MEENKQEPYKQGPNAFDITPNQDGGVLKEIIKEGVGEYTPQSGCNVKVHYVGSLTDGTRFDSSRKRDEPFSFVLGKGSVIKAWDIGVATMKKGEMCVLTCKSEYAYGKSGSPPTIPPDATLIFEIEMLDWEVEDLSSKKDGGILRTIITPGQGFSSPNQGADVKIHITCECNGKVVDDRTVNFALGEGVISNIPSGVERALEKFKLKEKSKLELSPKYAWGSVGLPALSIPPDSKLTCVVELQSFEKVLEHYEMNKDQRIEYAETLKSKGATYFKDGRYQIALKMFRKAVEFIETPEEEDVEVKDVDPTNVSNAQKQKKLLEAIHLNTSLCYLKVGEHLKAKDECDKAIKLKLEANEKAYFRRGQAYLGLGEPEKARLDFEETLKIDPNNKAAAAQISVCAQKLKEQKAKEKKIYANMFEKFAQRDKEIC
- the LOC111050116 gene encoding FK506-binding protein 59-like isoform X1; translation: MEENKQEPYKQGPNAFDITPNQDGGVLKEIIKEGVGEYTPQSGCNVKVHYVGSLTDGTRFDSSRKRDEPFSFVLGKGSVIKAWDIGVATMKKGEMCVLTCKSEYAYGKSGSPPTIPPDATLIFEIEMLDWEVEDLSSKKDGGILRTIITPGQGFSSPNQGADVKIHITCECNGKVVDDRTVNFALGEGVISNIPSGVERALEKFKLKEKSKLELSPKYAWGSVGLPALSIPPDSKLTCVVELQSFEKVLEHYEMNKDQRIEYAETLKSKGATYFKDGRYQIALKMFRKAVEFIETPEEEDVEVKDVDPTNVSNAQKQKKLLEAIHLNTSLCYLKVGEHLKAKDECDKAIKLKLEANEKAYFRRGQAYLGLGEPEKARLDFEETLKIDPNNKAAAAQISVCAQKLKEQKAKEKKIYANMFEKFAQRDKEAEKRRKGWRFGWWDDQQKTVNLEKMSANDEEEEESEDEYQKNLKLKKKFIEERAKMLEEKRKLIMEQGEGEGNADGAKETEDGKTEENISENNNTEGCNNVSETDKNGTELNETTKNSTSEKDQPINEPPLVQ
- the LOC111050116 gene encoding FK506-binding protein 59-like isoform X4; this translates as MEENKQEPYKQGPNAFDITPNQDGGVLKEIIKEGVGEYTPQSGCNVKVHYVGSLTDGTRFDSSRKRDEPFSFVLGKGSVIKAWDIGVATMKKGEMCVLTCKSEYAYGKSGSPPTIPPDATLIFEIEMLDWEVEDLSSKKDGGILRTIITPGQGFSSPNQGADVKIHITCECNGKVVDDRTVNFALGEGVISNIPSGVERALEKFKLKEKSKLELSPKYAWGSVGLPALSIPPDSKLTCVVELQSFEKVLEHYEMNKDQRIEYAETLKSKGATYFKDGRYQIALKMFRKAVEFIETPEEEDVEVKDVDPTNVSNAQKQKKLLEAIHLNTSLCYLKVGEHLKAKDECDKAIKLKLEANEKAYFRRGQAYLGLGEPEKARLDFEETLKIDPNNKAAAAQISVCAQKLKEQKAKEKKIYANMFEKFAQRDKE
- the LOC111050116 gene encoding FK506-binding protein 59-like isoform X2 codes for the protein MEENKQEPYKQGPNAFDITPNQDGGVLKEIIKEGVGEYTPQSGCNVKVHYVGSLTDGTRFDSSRKRDEPFSFVLGKGSVIKAWDIGVATMKKGEMCVLTCKSEYAYGKSGSPPTIPPDATLIFEIEMLDWEVEDLSSKKDGGILRTIITPGQGFSSPNQGADVKIHITCECNGKVVDDRTVNFALGEGVISNIPSGVERALEKFKLKEKSKLELSPKYAWGSVGLPALSIPPDSKLTCVVELQSFEKVLEHYEMNKDQRIEYAETLKSKGATYFKDGRYQIALKMFRKAVEFIETPEEEDVEVKDVDPTNVSNAQKQKKLLEAIHLNTSLCYLKVGEHLKAKDECDKAIKLKLEANEKAYFRRGQAYLGLGEPEKARLDFEETLKIDPNNKAAAAQISVCAQKLKEQKAKEKKIYANMFEKFAQRDKEKEEEERKKQPDVMKTLGEWGQDEREREPTDFEKENPNILMLEGTGDFRNM